The genomic DNA TTTTACAATTCCAAAGTTGTCAGGGCGAAGTTTAAGCTGGTTTCGACGAAAACCGGTAACACAGTTTGGGAAAGAGAAGAAAAGGTCCAGAAATCTGAAATATCTTTCAGCACTAAAAGCGCTTTAGAAGCCTTTAAAGAAAATTTAAGTTCAAAAATGATTTCAAAAGTAGTCAGGGTTTCTCCTTTACAGGATGAAACTAATGAATTAATATATAAATTTTATGCGACATTTCCGCCGGGGCCTGTGGAGATAAAATAATGCAAATGCAAAATGCGAAATGAAAACATTTTAATTTTTATTTAAAAAAAGATTGGAGGTAAACAAAATGAAAAACGGAATAAAGTTGTTGGCCGGTGTATTTTTAACAGGGCAGTTGATACTTGTGCTGAACGGGTGCGCGTCAACAAGCGGTAAGGTAAGAGATGATGTTTCAGTTACGGGCCAGACCAAAAAAATAGAAGAAGCGGGGCAGAAATATACAGGACCCCAATATACAATTGGTATTATCACATTTGAAAATAAAACCCCGTCAAAGGTTTTGGGTATAGGGGATGCGGCCACTACTATTTTAAGGACCCAGATAGAAAGCGCGGGATTAAAGGCCATTCTTTTAAGTGAAGATGAATTAAAGAGCCATGGGAAAGTCATAGAATTGGAAAGGACAGGTGTTTTAAAGACGGGAACTAAAGATACCAGTGAAGGGCTTGAAAGCATAGATTTCCGTGTTTCCGGCGCGATAACCGCGTATTCGGAAGCAGAAGAAGGGTCAGATCTTTTGCTTACTTCAAGCAAAACCCAGATTGCGAGGGTAACAGTGGATTACGCGCTTGTTGATGTTTCAAGCGGCAGGAGCCTGGTGGCTGAATCAGGGATGGGTGAATATAAAAAATCGACAGGGAAAGTCCTGGGGCTTGGGTCAAAGGCAAGCTATGATACAAATTTGCGCGACGGCGCTTTGCGCGATGCGCTTGGCAAGGCATTGGAAAAAATGATGAAAAAACTTGCCAGTGAACCATTCCAGAGCAAGATTTCCTTAGTGGACAATAATGTGGTTTTATTCAGGGCGGGAACAAAATCAAATCTTCCGGTAGGGGCGAAATTGGCCGTGTTTAGAAAAGGCGCGGAAATAAAAGACGTTGATACGGGAAAAGTGATTGGTTACCGGGAAACAAAGGTCGGGGAAATTACCCTTACAAGCCATCAGAATCAGGCCCTTTCAGAGGCCAGCATCAGTTCCGGAACAGATATTAAAACAGGGGATATTGTCAGGCAAATTAAGTGATAAGCCATCATATATTGACAAAATAGAACTAATGGATTATAATTAGAATCCGTTTTAAGTTAGACGGGTTAACTTATTTTAAATATTAGATTTATTTTGGAGATTTTATGAATTGGGCTATTGCAGTAACAATTTCGAGAATCCTTTTAATACCGGTTTTTATCATTAGCCTGGTAAATTATATCGGCGGTGATGATAAGTACAGGATTTTTGCCATAATTCTTTTCAGTATTGCCAGTATATCTGATTTTGCTGATGGATTTATCGCAAAAATTTTTAACCAGGAGACAGAACTGGGCCGTTTTTTGGACCCGATTGCCGATAAGCTGCTTTTAGTTTCTGCCTTTGTGATGCTTGTAATTGTTAATTTGATACCGGTATGGGTGGTTATTGTAGTCATTACCCGCGATGTAATAATCCTGTTTGGTTGTGTAATTATCTATCTTATCCTGGATGATATAGAAATCAGGCCAAGGATATTAAGCAAGATAACCACATGTCTCCAGATGATTACTATCTTTTTTGTTCTCATCAAAAATCCTTACGCGAGATATTTTTGGTTTGTTACCGCGTTAATAACTACTATTTCAGGCCTTGATTATATTAAGTATGCGACAATGAAAATAGGAGAAAAGGCTGATTTATGAATATACCTGTAATTGCGATAATCGGAAGGCCGAATGTTGGTAAATCGAGCCTTTTCAATAAAATTCTTGGACGGCAGGAAGCTTTGGCTTTCCCCGAACCGGGTGTTACGAGGGACCGCAAATATGCCGAATCCGAGTGGAACGGAAAAAGGTTTATTATAATTGATACGGGAGGGATGGACCTGTCAGCCGTGGCGGGGGGGGAATCTGAAAAGGACACAAAGAGTGAAATAGTCGGCCAGGCAAAGATTGCGGTGGAAGAGTCAGATTTGGTGTTTTTTATTGTTGATGGAAGAGAGGGGGTTACACCGGTTGA from bacterium includes the following:
- a CDS encoding CsgG/HfaB family protein codes for the protein MKNGIKLLAGVFLTGQLILVLNGCASTSGKVRDDVSVTGQTKKIEEAGQKYTGPQYTIGIITFENKTPSKVLGIGDAATTILRTQIESAGLKAILLSEDELKSHGKVIELERTGVLKTGTKDTSEGLESIDFRVSGAITAYSEAEEGSDLLLTSSKTQIARVTVDYALVDVSSGRSLVAESGMGEYKKSTGKVLGLGSKASYDTNLRDGALRDALGKALEKMMKKLASEPFQSKISLVDNNVVLFRAGTKSNLPVGAKLAVFRKGAEIKDVDTGKVIGYRETKVGEITLTSHQNQALSEASISSGTDIKTGDIVRQIK
- a CDS encoding CDP-alcohol phosphatidyltransferase family protein, which produces MNWAIAVTISRILLIPVFIISLVNYIGGDDKYRIFAIILFSIASISDFADGFIAKIFNQETELGRFLDPIADKLLLVSAFVMLVIVNLIPVWVVIVVITRDVIILFGCVIIYLILDDIEIRPRILSKITTCLQMITIFFVLIKNPYARYFWFVTALITTISGLDYIKYATMKIGEKADL